A single Blastococcus colisei DNA region contains:
- a CDS encoding adenylate/guanylate cyclase domain-containing protein, with translation MDPAGLPRTQDESGRRHQGVGRRLVGVVRPEDVVVLVGLLLPLAGLVFLLRPDYSAVHWTSPAMHFVFFLLVGSIAASLSLVAGAAARRRGDARVFLLSLAFLAISGFMALHAAGTQHVLTDESLPGFTVAITVGLLVAAPFALASAYVDIRPWAGPAVMRARPLLRGGIVVALVAWGAWSLGNWPPIDVITGEGPSGDALEIAAGLAALAYVAAAARLWWVHRDHPGFLVLSVVTCYVLLGEALVGVAAAGERKFHPSWWVWHALIVAGFLLVFLAARREWGEERFRPLYLPGTREQRQEVSVLVGDLAGYTGFAEHRDPAEVAAMLRAYYEVATPLIARRYKGEVEKFAGDGIFATFNRRGDQADHARRAVEAAAALQGEVARIRSARPDWPGLRVGVNSGPVVVSEMGGSGYVVYAAVGDTVNVAARLQAAAPVGGVLVGERTGRLIDDAAPLQPAPRMRVKGKTDEVDAYLLQLPEPRTSPDPRPAAPSPEPAMTFFRTRRRR, from the coding sequence GTGGACCCGGCCGGGCTCCCCCGCACGCAGGACGAGTCGGGCCGTCGGCACCAGGGGGTAGGCCGGCGGCTGGTCGGCGTCGTCCGGCCGGAGGACGTGGTCGTCCTGGTGGGGCTGCTGCTCCCGCTGGCCGGGCTGGTGTTCCTGCTCCGGCCGGACTACTCCGCCGTCCACTGGACCAGCCCGGCGATGCACTTCGTCTTCTTCCTGCTCGTCGGCTCCATCGCGGCCAGCCTCTCGCTGGTGGCCGGCGCGGCCGCGCGACGACGCGGCGACGCCCGGGTCTTCCTCCTGTCGCTGGCCTTCCTCGCGATCAGCGGCTTCATGGCCCTGCACGCCGCCGGAACCCAACACGTCCTGACCGACGAGTCGCTGCCCGGGTTCACCGTCGCCATCACGGTGGGGCTGCTCGTCGCCGCTCCGTTCGCGCTGGCGTCGGCGTACGTGGACATCCGGCCGTGGGCGGGGCCGGCGGTCATGCGGGCGCGGCCGTTGCTGCGAGGTGGGATCGTCGTCGCATTGGTCGCGTGGGGGGCCTGGTCGCTGGGGAACTGGCCGCCCATCGACGTCATCACCGGCGAGGGACCCAGCGGCGACGCGCTCGAGATCGCCGCCGGTCTCGCCGCCCTGGCCTACGTCGCCGCCGCCGCCCGGCTGTGGTGGGTGCACCGGGACCACCCTGGCTTCCTCGTCCTCAGCGTCGTCACCTGCTACGTCCTGCTGGGCGAGGCGCTCGTGGGGGTGGCGGCTGCCGGCGAACGGAAGTTCCACCCGTCGTGGTGGGTCTGGCACGCACTGATCGTCGCCGGCTTCCTGCTCGTGTTCCTCGCTGCCCGGCGGGAGTGGGGCGAGGAGCGGTTCCGGCCGCTCTACCTGCCCGGGACCCGCGAACAGCGGCAGGAGGTCTCGGTGCTCGTCGGCGATCTCGCCGGCTACACCGGCTTCGCCGAGCACCGGGACCCGGCCGAGGTCGCCGCGATGCTCCGGGCCTACTACGAGGTCGCCACGCCCCTCATCGCCCGCCGGTACAAGGGCGAGGTCGAGAAGTTCGCGGGCGACGGCATCTTCGCCACGTTCAACCGACGCGGCGACCAGGCCGACCACGCGCGGCGCGCCGTCGAGGCCGCGGCGGCCCTCCAGGGCGAGGTTGCCCGTATCCGGAGCGCACGGCCGGACTGGCCGGGCCTGCGAGTCGGCGTCAACAGCGGACCTGTCGTGGTCTCCGAGATGGGGGGCAGCGGGTACGTCGTCTACGCCGCCGTCGGCGACACGGTCAACGTCGCGGCCCGGCTGCAGGCCGCGGCGCCGGTCGGCGGTGTGCTGGTCGGGGAACGCACCGGGCGGTTGATCGACGACGCCGCCCCCCTGCAGCCGGCCCCTCGGATGCGGGTCAAGGGCAAGACGGACGAGGTCGACGCCTACCTGCTGCAGCTTCCCGAGCCCCGCACCTCCCCCGACCCGCGGCCCGCCGCTCCGTCGCCGGAGCCCGCGATGACCTTCTTCCGCACGAGGAGACGCCGATGA
- a CDS encoding CBS domain-containing protein gives MSSSAATTGHPTVREVMRPPVTTVERDAHVAAAAYLMKKSHDNALVVVTDGATRTPVTLICDSDITQAVADGRNLEDARINQLRLPPMVLLTPDTPVSEAAERMLAVGVVYAPVVAEGALVGLADLAGLCRGLLVERGSGGPAGEGA, from the coding sequence ATGAGCTCGTCTGCGGCCACCACGGGCCACCCCACCGTGCGGGAGGTGATGCGCCCGCCGGTGACGACGGTGGAGCGGGACGCGCACGTCGCCGCGGCCGCCTACCTCATGAAGAAGTCGCACGACAACGCTCTCGTGGTGGTCACCGACGGGGCCACCCGCACGCCCGTCACGCTGATCTGTGACAGCGACATCACGCAGGCCGTGGCGGACGGACGGAACCTCGAGGACGCGCGGATCAACCAGTTGCGGCTGCCGCCGATGGTCCTCCTGACCCCGGACACCCCGGTGTCCGAGGCGGCGGAACGGATGCTCGCGGTGGGGGTCGTCTACGCGCCCGTCGTGGCCGAGGGCGCGCTGGTGGGGCTGGCGGACCTGGCGGGCCTCTGCCGGGGGCTGCTCGTCGAGCGCGGCTCGGGCGGGCCGGCGGGCGAAGGGGCGTAG
- a CDS encoding ATP-binding protein — MTDAAGDVVAALRSSNLFAELPDRDVTELAAEGRTVEVPAGAVLMAEGDPSDALLVVLDGELEVTRDGGGAHLLLNVCTRGDLLGELGVLQGLPRSATVRARTRARVRRIGGDALDRLLAHPGSARALVQAITRRLAREEALLRQRERMAALGALAAGLLHEVNNPAAAVARSAARLRALLSADSPAGPLRALAAAAPGDPLARSDAATAIAGVLRRAAPGLTRAAAEQLAGLGVDPRALEGALAGLRPEERAGAVRDLLRATEVSALLEELAAAAEHLSRIVTGVRPLAYSADQGLTEVDLHAGLEQALVLVRHKIPPEIVVVRDLDAGARYVEGRAADLALVWVNLLDNAVAAVGQRGTLTVRTRPAGDRVEVDVENTGPPVPPEVLERAFDAFFTTKPVGEGTGLGLATSLAVVTQQHGGELTLTSADGVTRARVVLPRRAWRRYYAPSPAGPPEPRSTSSPRQRPARSASPTSAPSATTGA; from the coding sequence GTGACGGACGCGGCCGGCGACGTGGTCGCCGCGCTGCGGAGCTCGAACTTGTTCGCCGAGCTGCCCGACCGGGACGTCACCGAGCTGGCTGCCGAGGGACGGACGGTCGAGGTGCCGGCCGGCGCGGTGCTCATGGCCGAGGGTGATCCCTCGGACGCGCTGCTCGTCGTCCTGGACGGCGAGCTGGAGGTGACGCGGGACGGGGGAGGAGCGCACCTGCTGCTCAACGTCTGCACGCGGGGCGACCTCCTGGGGGAGCTGGGTGTGCTGCAGGGACTGCCGAGGTCGGCGACCGTCCGGGCCCGGACGCGCGCGCGGGTCCGGAGGATCGGCGGCGATGCCCTGGACAGGCTGCTCGCCCATCCGGGGTCGGCCCGTGCGCTCGTCCAGGCCATCACCCGCCGGCTGGCCCGGGAGGAGGCGCTGCTGCGGCAGCGGGAGCGGATGGCCGCGCTGGGTGCTCTGGCGGCGGGCCTGCTGCACGAGGTGAACAACCCCGCCGCCGCGGTGGCGCGCAGCGCGGCGCGACTGCGCGCGCTGCTGTCGGCCGACTCACCCGCCGGTCCCCTCCGGGCCCTGGCCGCCGCCGCGCCCGGGGATCCGCTGGCCCGGTCCGACGCGGCGACCGCGATCGCGGGCGTGCTGCGGCGGGCGGCGCCCGGCCTGACCCGGGCCGCCGCGGAGCAGCTGGCCGGGCTCGGGGTCGATCCGCGGGCCCTCGAGGGGGCGCTGGCCGGCCTCCGTCCGGAGGAGCGCGCCGGAGCCGTCCGCGACCTCCTGCGCGCAACGGAGGTGTCGGCCCTCCTGGAGGAGCTCGCCGCGGCGGCGGAGCACCTCTCCCGCATCGTCACCGGGGTGCGGCCACTCGCGTACTCGGCCGACCAGGGGCTGACCGAGGTCGACCTGCACGCGGGTCTGGAGCAGGCCCTGGTCCTGGTGCGGCACAAGATCCCGCCCGAGATCGTCGTGGTCCGTGATCTGGACGCCGGAGCCCGCTACGTCGAGGGCCGGGCGGCCGACCTGGCGCTGGTGTGGGTCAACCTGCTCGACAACGCGGTGGCCGCGGTGGGGCAGCGGGGGACGCTGACCGTCCGCACCCGACCGGCCGGGGACCGGGTGGAGGTCGACGTGGAGAACACCGGCCCCCCGGTGCCGCCGGAGGTGCTCGAGCGGGCTTTCGACGCGTTCTTCACCACCAAGCCGGTCGGCGAGGGCACCGGGCTGGGCCTGGCCACGTCGCTCGCCGTCGTCACCCAGCAGCACGGCGGCGAGCTGACGCTGACGTCGGCCGACGGCGTCACCCGTGCGCGGGTGGTGCTGCCCCGGCGTGCCTGGCGCCGGTACTACGCCCCTTCGCCCGCCGGCCCGCCCGAGCCGCGCTCGACGAGCAGCCCCCGGCAGAGGCCCGCCAGGTCCGCCAGCCCCACCAGCGCGCCCTCGGCCACGACGGGCGCGTAG
- a CDS encoding FAD-dependent oxidoreductase, with product MGSPVLLAVDDDAPVLAAVERDLRDRYAEHYQVLTASSGNQALDLLHRLRLREDPVALLLVDQRMPGMSGIELLTASRRLYPEARRVLLTAYADTEAAIRAINDADVHHYLLKPWDPPEDRLYPVLDDLLETWRRPAPAANLRLIGDRWSPATHDVRQFLARNLVPYRWLDVEADAQARELLEIAGVDAGELPVVVLEDGEVLARPDLHGVAQRIGLHVRAEREAYDLVIAGAGPAGLAAAVYGASEGLATLLLECSAPGGQAGTTSRIENYLGFPVGLSGADLTLRAREQATRFGAEMLVPSEAVGLARADPYTIVRIADGGEVSASALVITSGVTYRTLDVPGAAALTGMGVYYGAGRAEAVDHSGGRVFVVGGGNSAGQAAMFLSAFAASVTLLIRGEDLASTMSRYLVDRIEASDTITVGNRTEVAGVLGERRLEGLRLRTGAEEREVPADAVFVFIGQAPRTSWLDGVVRRDERGFVLTGADLGQPPEGWPLPVPPLPLETSVPRVFAAGDVRRGSVKRIASAVGEGAMAVSFVHERLAGR from the coding sequence ATGGGCAGTCCGGTGCTGCTGGCCGTGGACGACGACGCACCGGTGCTCGCCGCTGTCGAGCGCGACCTGCGGGACCGCTACGCCGAGCACTACCAGGTGCTCACCGCGTCGTCCGGGAACCAGGCGCTGGACCTGCTCCACCGGCTGCGGCTGCGCGAGGACCCGGTCGCGCTGCTGCTGGTCGACCAGCGCATGCCCGGCATGAGCGGCATCGAGTTGCTCACCGCCTCACGCCGGCTGTACCCGGAGGCGCGCCGGGTGCTGCTCACCGCCTACGCCGACACCGAGGCCGCGATCCGGGCCATCAACGACGCTGACGTGCACCACTACCTGCTCAAGCCGTGGGACCCGCCCGAGGACCGGCTGTACCCGGTGCTGGACGACCTGCTGGAGACCTGGCGGCGCCCGGCGCCCGCGGCGAACCTGCGCCTGATCGGGGACCGCTGGTCGCCGGCCACGCACGACGTGCGCCAGTTCCTGGCCCGCAACCTCGTGCCCTACCGCTGGCTGGACGTGGAGGCCGACGCGCAGGCGCGGGAGCTGCTCGAGATCGCCGGGGTCGACGCCGGCGAACTGCCGGTCGTGGTGCTCGAGGACGGCGAGGTGCTGGCCCGACCCGATCTGCACGGGGTCGCCCAGCGCATCGGCCTGCACGTGCGTGCCGAGCGCGAGGCCTACGACCTGGTGATCGCCGGCGCGGGTCCGGCCGGGCTCGCGGCGGCGGTGTACGGGGCCTCCGAGGGGCTCGCCACCCTGCTGCTGGAGTGCAGCGCGCCGGGCGGGCAGGCCGGCACGACCAGCCGGATCGAGAACTACCTGGGTTTCCCGGTCGGCCTGTCCGGCGCGGACCTCACCCTGCGGGCACGCGAGCAGGCGACGCGGTTCGGAGCGGAGATGCTGGTGCCCAGTGAGGCGGTCGGCCTGGCGCGGGCCGACCCGTACACGATCGTCCGGATCGCAGACGGCGGCGAGGTCAGCGCGTCGGCCCTCGTCATCACCTCCGGGGTGACCTACCGGACCCTCGACGTCCCGGGTGCCGCCGCACTGACCGGCATGGGCGTCTACTACGGGGCCGGGCGAGCCGAGGCCGTCGACCACAGCGGTGGACGGGTGTTCGTGGTGGGCGGCGGCAACTCGGCCGGCCAGGCGGCGATGTTCCTGTCCGCGTTCGCCGCCTCGGTGACGCTGCTGATCCGCGGCGAGGACCTGGCGAGCACGATGTCCCGCTACCTCGTCGACCGGATCGAGGCATCCGACACCATCACCGTCGGGAACCGGACGGAGGTCGCCGGCGTCCTGGGCGAACGGCGGCTGGAGGGGCTGCGGCTGCGCACCGGCGCCGAGGAGCGAGAGGTGCCCGCCGACGCGGTGTTCGTCTTCATCGGGCAGGCCCCGAGGACCAGCTGGCTGGACGGCGTCGTGCGCCGGGACGAGCGGGGGTTCGTGCTCACCGGCGCGGACCTCGGTCAGCCGCCGGAGGGGTGGCCGCTGCCGGTGCCGCCGCTGCCGCTGGAGACGTCGGTGCCGCGCGTGTTCGCGGCCGGCGACGTCCGCCGCGGATCGGTCAAGCGCATCGCCTCGGCGGTCGGCGAGGGGGCGATGGCGGTCAGCTTCGTCCACGAGCGGCTGGCCGGGCGGTGA
- a CDS encoding pyridoxal-phosphate-dependent aminotransferase family protein: MPLRARTLLGPGPSNPYPEATVALGRPLLGHLDPVFLGILDETSDRLRQVFGTANRRTLPLSATGSAGMEAAFVNTVGPGDVVVVAVNGLFGQRMVEVAARCGAEVVAVEHEWGQPVDADRVLAAHPSPKLIAAVHAETSTGVRSDLQPLAAGKGDALLLADCVTSLGGIPVRLDDWGVDLAYSGSQKCLGVAPGLAPFTISDRAWERRIEKPQSWYLDLGLLGGYAGEAAGSGRTYHHTAPTGMVVSLHAGLGRIIEEGLDAVHARHAEAGRLLHEGLAELGLELFAAEGHRLPELTTVKVPDGVDSAAVRKELLERFDVEIGGGVGAYAATVWRIGLMGANATPDKVALVLAALRETLGR; encoded by the coding sequence ATGCCGCTACGTGCCCGCACCCTGCTCGGTCCCGGTCCGTCGAATCCGTACCCGGAGGCGACCGTCGCCCTCGGCCGGCCGCTGCTGGGCCACCTCGACCCGGTGTTCCTGGGCATCCTCGACGAGACCTCCGACCGGCTCCGCCAGGTCTTCGGGACGGCGAACCGGCGCACCCTGCCGCTGTCGGCGACCGGTTCCGCGGGCATGGAGGCGGCCTTCGTCAACACCGTCGGGCCGGGTGACGTCGTCGTCGTGGCGGTCAACGGGCTGTTCGGCCAGCGCATGGTCGAGGTCGCCGCACGGTGCGGGGCCGAGGTGGTGGCCGTGGAGCACGAGTGGGGGCAGCCGGTCGACGCCGACCGCGTCCTCGCCGCCCACCCGTCGCCGAAGCTCATCGCCGCCGTCCACGCGGAGACCTCGACCGGCGTGCGGTCGGACCTCCAACCGCTGGCCGCGGGCAAGGGCGATGCGCTGCTGCTCGCCGACTGCGTGACCTCGCTCGGCGGCATCCCGGTGCGGCTGGACGACTGGGGCGTGGACCTCGCCTACTCCGGCTCGCAGAAGTGCCTCGGCGTCGCCCCCGGCCTGGCCCCGTTCACCATCAGCGACCGGGCCTGGGAGCGGCGCATCGAGAAGCCGCAGAGCTGGTACCTCGACCTCGGGCTGCTGGGCGGCTACGCGGGCGAGGCGGCCGGATCGGGGCGCACCTACCACCACACCGCGCCGACCGGGATGGTCGTGTCGCTGCACGCGGGGCTGGGCCGGATCATCGAGGAGGGCCTGGACGCCGTCCACGCCCGGCACGCCGAGGCCGGCCGGCTGCTGCACGAGGGGCTGGCCGAGCTGGGGCTCGAGCTCTTCGCCGCCGAGGGCCACCGGCTGCCGGAGCTGACCACGGTGAAGGTTCCCGACGGCGTCGACTCCGCCGCCGTCCGCAAGGAGCTGCTGGAGCGCTTCGATGTCGAGATCGGCGGGGGAGTGGGCGCCTACGCGGCCACCGTCTGGCGGATCGGGCTCATGGGCGCCAACGCGACGCCGGACAAGGTCGCCCTCGTGCTGGCCGCGCTGAGGGAGACGCTCGGCCGCTGA
- a CDS encoding ASCH domain-containing protein, translating to MTDQTLDPVRRDDARAMWHAYAAATGRPADEELPVERFGDGAALADELIGLVLAGTKRATAALVTDFLDDGEPLPRIGGHWVACDGAGAPRAILRSVDLRLGPLASVDDAFARDEGEGDRTRDSWLREHERYFRRTEAAHGRQWSDDAEVLFERFRVVWPPEIAD from the coding sequence ATGACCGACCAGACCCTCGACCCCGTGCGACGGGACGACGCCCGGGCCATGTGGCACGCCTACGCCGCCGCGACGGGACGCCCCGCCGACGAGGAGCTGCCCGTCGAGCGGTTCGGCGACGGCGCCGCGCTCGCCGACGAGCTCATCGGTCTGGTGCTGGCCGGCACCAAGCGGGCGACGGCGGCCCTGGTCACCGACTTCCTCGACGACGGCGAGCCACTGCCCCGGATCGGCGGTCACTGGGTCGCCTGCGACGGCGCAGGCGCTCCCCGGGCGATCCTGCGCAGCGTCGATCTCCGGCTCGGCCCACTGGCCAGCGTCGACGACGCCTTCGCCCGGGACGAGGGGGAGGGTGACCGCACGCGCGACAGCTGGCTACGGGAACACGAGCGCTACTTCCGCCGGACCGAGGCCGCTCACGGGCGGCAGTGGAGCGACGACGCCGAGGTCCTCTTCGAGCGGTTCCGGGTGGTCTGGCCGCCGGAGATCGCGGACTAG
- the aspS gene encoding aspartate--tRNA ligase, translating to MLRTHDAGTLRASDAGTTVTLAGWVARRRDHGGVVFLDLRDASGYVQVVVREEEAHHLRNEYCVLVTGEVRRRPEGNENPELPTGEIEVATSELRVLSASAPLPFPIETDQAAGDDVRYAYRYLDLRRQGPAKAIRLRSEVNRIARGVMARHGFVEVETPSLTRSTPEGARDFVVPVRLQPGKWYALPQSPQLFKQLLMIGGLERYYQIARCFRDEDFRADRQPEFTQLDFEMSFVERDDVLAIAEDVVRALWRELASYDVPEIPRMTYREAMDRFGSDKPDLRFGVELTELTSYFADTPFRVFQAPYVGAVVMPGGGSQPRRAFDAWQDWAKSRGARGLAYVTIAEDGTLGGPVAKNISDAEREGLVEAVGAKPGDCVFFAAGARRSAQELLGAARNEIAKRLELIEPGTWSFLFVVDFPMFEETEDGSWTFMHHPFTSPTPEWRGSFAENKGEALSDAYDMVINGNEVMSGSVRIHDAELQERVFETLGMSREEARERFGFFLEAFAYGPPPHAGAALGWDRLSALLSGVDSIREVIAFPKTGAGFDPLTGAPTPITAAQRKEAGIDATPEEPALPGQPGAPGPTDPTN from the coding sequence TTGCTTCGCACCCACGACGCCGGAACGCTGCGCGCGTCCGACGCCGGCACCACCGTCACCCTCGCCGGCTGGGTCGCCCGTCGCCGCGACCACGGCGGTGTGGTCTTCCTCGACCTGCGCGACGCCTCCGGCTACGTCCAGGTCGTCGTCCGCGAGGAGGAGGCGCACCACCTGCGCAACGAGTACTGCGTGCTCGTGACCGGCGAGGTGCGCCGGCGCCCGGAGGGCAACGAGAACCCGGAGCTGCCCACCGGCGAGATCGAGGTCGCGACGTCGGAGCTGCGCGTGCTGTCGGCCTCGGCGCCGCTGCCCTTCCCGATCGAGACCGACCAGGCCGCCGGCGACGACGTCCGGTACGCCTACCGCTACCTCGACCTGCGCCGCCAGGGGCCGGCCAAGGCGATCCGGTTGCGGTCGGAGGTCAACCGGATCGCCCGCGGCGTGATGGCCCGGCACGGGTTCGTCGAGGTGGAGACGCCGTCGCTGACCCGCTCGACGCCCGAGGGAGCCCGCGACTTCGTCGTCCCGGTGCGGTTGCAGCCCGGCAAGTGGTACGCGCTGCCGCAGTCGCCGCAGTTGTTCAAGCAGCTGCTGATGATCGGGGGACTCGAGCGGTACTACCAGATCGCCCGCTGTTTCCGGGACGAGGACTTCCGCGCCGACCGGCAGCCGGAGTTCACCCAGCTCGACTTCGAGATGAGCTTCGTCGAGCGCGACGACGTGCTCGCGATCGCGGAGGACGTCGTCCGGGCTCTGTGGCGGGAGCTGGCTTCCTACGACGTGCCCGAGATCCCGCGGATGACCTACCGCGAGGCGATGGACCGGTTCGGTTCGGACAAGCCGGACCTGCGGTTCGGCGTCGAGCTCACCGAGCTGACCTCCTACTTCGCGGACACACCGTTCCGGGTGTTCCAGGCGCCCTACGTGGGCGCCGTGGTCATGCCCGGTGGCGGCTCACAGCCGCGGCGCGCGTTCGACGCCTGGCAGGACTGGGCCAAGTCGCGCGGCGCCCGCGGCCTGGCCTACGTGACCATCGCCGAGGACGGCACGCTGGGCGGGCCGGTCGCCAAGAACATCTCCGACGCCGAGCGCGAGGGCCTGGTCGAGGCCGTCGGCGCGAAGCCGGGCGACTGCGTGTTCTTCGCCGCCGGTGCCCGCCGCTCGGCCCAGGAACTCCTCGGCGCAGCCCGCAACGAGATCGCCAAGCGGCTCGAGCTCATCGAGCCGGGCACCTGGTCCTTCCTGTTCGTCGTCGACTTCCCGATGTTCGAGGAGACCGAGGACGGTTCCTGGACGTTCATGCACCACCCGTTCACCTCGCCCACCCCCGAGTGGCGGGGAAGCTTCGCCGAGAACAAGGGCGAAGCGCTGTCGGACGCCTACGACATGGTGATCAACGGCAACGAGGTCATGAGCGGCTCGGTACGTATCCACGACGCCGAGCTGCAGGAGCGGGTGTTCGAGACCCTCGGGATGTCCCGCGAGGAGGCCCGCGAGCGGTTCGGGTTCTTCCTCGAGGCGTTCGCCTACGGCCCGCCGCCGCACGCCGGTGCCGCGCTGGGCTGGGACCGGCTCTCGGCGCTGCTGTCCGGCGTGGACTCGATCCGTGAGGTCATCGCCTTCCCGAAGACCGGCGCCGGGTTCGACCCGCTGACCGGCGCGCCGACGCCGATCACCGCGGCCCAGCGCAAGGAGGCGGGTATCGACGCCACCCCGGAGGAGCCGGCGCTGCCCGGGCAGCCGGGCGCGCCGGGACCGACAGATCCGACCAACTGA
- a CDS encoding aldo/keto reductase — MSMEQRPLGRTGADVSVIGLGTWQLGGDWGDVDDDAAADVLDAALDAGVTLLDTADVYGDGRSEERIRTALVTREDRPFVATKAGRRADPFEAAQYTPDNLRAWIDRSRRNLGVETLDLVQLHCPPPAVYSDQRVYDALDALVEDGAIAAYGVSVESVAEGLTALEHPGVQSIQVILNVFRRKPLEELLPAAAKAGVGILARVPLASGLLTGKYDESTTFAADDHRNFNRHGEAFDIGETFAGVPFEVGVVAAREVAEIAGDAVPTAALALRWVIDQPGVTTVIPGARNVTQVRGNVAAASMAPLSDSQLSDLERVYDERVRAHVHDRW; from the coding sequence ATGAGCATGGAACAGCGGCCGCTGGGGCGGACCGGGGCAGACGTCAGCGTGATCGGGCTGGGCACCTGGCAGCTGGGCGGTGACTGGGGCGACGTCGACGACGACGCGGCCGCCGACGTGCTCGACGCCGCGCTCGACGCCGGCGTGACCCTGCTCGACACCGCCGACGTCTACGGCGACGGACGCTCGGAGGAGCGCATCCGCACGGCGCTGGTCACCCGCGAGGACCGCCCGTTCGTCGCGACCAAGGCCGGCCGCCGCGCCGACCCGTTCGAGGCGGCGCAGTACACGCCGGACAACCTGCGGGCCTGGATCGACCGGTCCCGCCGCAACCTCGGCGTCGAGACCCTGGACCTGGTCCAGCTGCACTGCCCGCCTCCGGCGGTCTACAGCGACCAGCGGGTGTACGACGCCCTCGACGCACTTGTCGAGGACGGCGCGATCGCCGCGTACGGCGTCTCGGTGGAGAGCGTCGCGGAGGGGCTCACCGCGCTGGAGCACCCCGGCGTGCAGTCGATCCAGGTGATCCTCAACGTCTTCCGGCGCAAGCCGCTGGAGGAGCTGCTGCCGGCCGCGGCGAAGGCCGGGGTCGGGATCCTCGCCCGCGTGCCGCTGGCCAGCGGGCTGCTGACCGGGAAGTACGACGAGTCGACGACGTTCGCCGCCGACGACCACCGGAACTTCAACCGCCACGGCGAGGCCTTCGACATCGGCGAGACCTTCGCCGGCGTGCCGTTCGAGGTCGGCGTCGTCGCCGCCCGTGAGGTCGCCGAGATCGCCGGCGACGCCGTCCCGACCGCCGCGCTGGCGCTGCGCTGGGTGATCGACCAGCCGGGCGTGACCACCGTCATCCCCGGCGCCCGGAACGTCACGCAGGTGCGTGGCAACGTCGCCGCCGCGTCGATGGCACCCCTGTCAGACTCCCAGCTCTCCGATCTCGAGCGGGTGTACGACGAGCGCGTCCGCGCGCACGTGCACGACCGCTGGTAG
- the hisS gene encoding histidine--tRNA ligase, whose translation MSAGLTAPKGTFDTLPPDSARFLAVRETLTAPLRRAGYGYVETPVFEETAVFSRGVGESTDVVTKEMYTFTDRGGRSLTLRPELTAGLMRAFIEHRLHDGALPVKLWTVGSAFRYERPQAGRYRHFTQVDMEALGVDDPALDAEVVALGVQGFRDLGLTDFELLLTSLGDATCRPQYRELLVAYLDKLELDEETRRRAAINPLRVLDDKRPEVQAQLHDAPLMVDHLSDSTRAHYDAVRQHLTDLGVPWTEAPKLVRGLDYYTKTTFEFVHDGLGAQSAIGGGGRYDGLSAALGGPDVSGIGYAVGVDRTLLAVQAEGLDIGATAGVQAFVVPLGAEAKRVAVRLVGQLRQAGVSADTVYGDRGLKGAMKAADRSGATHAVVIGDRDLAEGVGQLKDLRTGEQRAVRVDELFETLRGTVGA comes from the coding sequence GTGAGCGCCGGCCTGACGGCGCCGAAGGGAACGTTCGACACCCTGCCGCCGGACTCCGCGCGGTTCCTCGCCGTCCGCGAGACGCTCACGGCGCCGCTGCGCCGGGCCGGGTACGGCTACGTCGAGACGCCGGTGTTCGAGGAGACCGCCGTCTTCTCCCGCGGGGTGGGCGAGTCCACCGACGTCGTGACGAAGGAGATGTACACCTTCACCGACCGCGGCGGCCGCTCGCTGACGCTGCGCCCGGAACTCACCGCCGGTCTCATGCGGGCCTTCATCGAGCACCGGCTGCACGACGGCGCGCTGCCGGTGAAGCTCTGGACCGTCGGCTCCGCCTTCCGCTACGAGCGCCCCCAGGCCGGCCGCTACCGGCACTTCACGCAGGTCGACATGGAGGCGCTCGGCGTCGACGACCCGGCGCTGGACGCCGAGGTGGTCGCGCTCGGCGTGCAGGGCTTCCGCGACCTGGGGCTGACCGACTTCGAGCTGCTGCTGACCTCGCTCGGGGACGCGACCTGCCGCCCGCAGTACCGGGAGCTGCTGGTGGCCTACCTCGACAAGCTCGAGCTGGACGAGGAGACCCGGCGGCGGGCGGCGATCAACCCGCTGCGGGTCCTCGACGACAAGCGCCCCGAGGTGCAGGCACAGCTGCACGACGCCCCGCTGATGGTCGATCACCTCTCCGACTCCACCAGGGCGCACTACGACGCCGTCCGCCAGCACCTGACCGACCTCGGCGTGCCGTGGACCGAGGCGCCGAAGCTGGTGCGGGGCCTGGACTACTACACGAAGACGACGTTCGAGTTCGTGCACGACGGGCTGGGCGCGCAGTCGGCGATCGGCGGCGGCGGGCGGTACGACGGCCTCTCGGCGGCGCTCGGTGGCCCCGACGTCTCGGGCATCGGCTACGCCGTCGGTGTGGACCGCACGCTGCTCGCGGTGCAGGCCGAGGGGCTCGACATCGGGGCCACGGCCGGCGTGCAGGCGTTCGTCGTCCCGCTGGGGGCCGAGGCCAAGCGGGTCGCCGTCCGGCTGGTCGGGCAGCTGCGCCAGGCCGGGGTCTCCGCCGACACCGTGTACGGCGATCGTGGCCTCAAGGGCGCCATGAAGGCGGCCGACCGGTCCGGCGCGACGCATGCCGTCGTGATCGGCGACCGCGACCTCGCCGAGGGGGTCGGCCAGCTCAAGGACCTGCGCACCGGGGAGCAGCGCGCGGTACGGGTCGATGAGCTGTTCGAAACCTTGCGTGGAACTGTGGGGGCATGA